The Variovorax sp. PMC12 genome segment TGACAAACGGCAATTGAGTACTTTCAAACTCACCTAGCATCCAGGACACATATAGAAACAGTGATGCAAGGGAGAGGTGCCACACATGGCTTGGAGGCGCAAAGCATTGCGTTGCGGCGGGTTCACGCTCGTCGAAATGGTGGTCGTCGTCGCGATGCTCGGGATACTGCTGGCGCTGGCCGTGCCGGGTTTTGTCGCGATGCAACGGAACTCGGCGGCGGCGACGCTCGGCAATGAGTTCGTCATGGCGGTGGGCTTCGCGCGTTCCGAAGCCATCGCGACGAACAAGTGCGTCACCGTCTGCGTGCCGGCGGACATCACCGTCGCCGATCCCACCTGCGCCGGCAGAGGGGCCGAATGGAGCGGCGGGTGGATCGTGTTCTCCAACCCCAAGTGCGACAGCGTTGCCGACGACGACACGGCGCGGCTGCTGAAGTTCTACATCGGCAAGGCCAACGGTCCCACGCTGACCGCGCCCACCGGCAAGGTCGCGGCGCTGCGCTTCGACGCGCGCGGGCGCTCGAGCCTCACCGCCCAGCAGGCGCTGGGGCTCGCGCCTGTGGGCGCCTCCACCACCAAGGTGGTGTGCCTGGACGTGATGGGCCGCGCCCGCGTCGGCAACGTCGGCGGCATCAGCTGCGACGACAGCAATCAAAACTAGGTGGGAAGGCGAATGATGAATCGCGCTCGGCAATCGGGTGTGGCGCTGATCGAGGCGCTGGCGGCTCTACTGATCTTCTCGTTCGGGCTGCTGGGCATCGCCGGCCTGATGGCTGCCGCGACGAGGTACCAGACCGGCAACGAGGCCCGGCTGAATGTTTCGGCGGTCATCGACGACCTGTCCGAAAGGATCCGCATCAACGTACCCGGGGCAAACGGCTATTCGGGCCTGGTCGGCGGTGTCGCCGCTTCCGGATCGGGCTATCAGCTGACCGACGACTATTCGACGCAGGCCGCGGACGCGGTGACCGTACCGTCGAAGAATTGCCTGACAGCGGTCTGCAGCCCGGCGGAACTGGCGGCCTACGACCTCGCGGCCTGGAAAAACATTCTTCGCACGGCTTTCCCGGGCGGGGCGGGCTACATCACCGGCAACATCGCGTCCGGCTTCGTCGTCAGCGTGATGTGGTTCGACAAGAGCGCGACGGACAAGGCCGGCGATGCGATCGAACCGGCCGTCTGCACCGACGAGGCCGACGACCGGCAGACGGCGTCGGCCCGCTTCTGCTGCCCTGAGGGAGCCTCGGCGCCTGCCGGCGTGCGTTGCTACACCACGAGCGTTCTGCCATGAAGACGCGTGCCCACAGGTCGCGCGGCCTCACATTGGTCGAGCTGCTGGTTGCGATCGCGCTCGGGCTGCTGCTGGCCGCCGTGGCCGGCTATCTGCTCGTTTCGACGAACCGGGCGGCTAGGGCCATCGACGCCCGCGCCGAGCAGCAGGAAGCCGCCAACATCGTGCTGGACATCATCGGCCGCGACCTGAAGAACGCGGGCTTCTATCCGGCCAGCTTCGCGGCTTCGGCCGGGTCTTCGCGCTTGCCCGGCGCCTACTCGAACATCGTGTCGAGCTCGAAGAACGCGTTCGACCAGGGCATCTTCGGCTGCAGCGCGGCGCTGTTCGACGTGGCCAGCGGAACCTGCCCGGCAGCCGGCACCTCGGCGCCTGATTCGCTCGTGGTCAATTACTTTTCCGCGGACAACTTCGGGATAGAAGGCGTCGGCACGCGGAAGGATTGCCTGCGCCAGGACGTGGAACTGGCCACTTTCGAGGGGGCCGAATACAACAAGGACCGCGCCGGCTCGGGCGACAAAGGCACCGGAACCGTGGTCTTGCCGCTGTTCATCAGCAACGTCTACGGCCTGGGCGACAGCTACACCTACACGCAGGACGGCAGGTCCATCTCCACCCGCAGCTTTCGCTGCGCGGGGAACGGGCCCAACACCAAACCGCACCAGCCCATCGTCCCGGGCGTCGTCGAACTGAGGTTTCGCTACGGGGTTGCCGAGGCGAACACGCTCGAGTCGCCCGCGCGCTTCTTCACCGCAACGGAGGTCAGCGCACAGCCGGCAGCCACCATCGACGGGCAAAGCAAGACCGCCTGGCAGCGCGTGGTCGCCGTGCAGGTGTGCGTCGTGACCAAGACGCTCGATGCATCGGTGAGGCAGACCTCGAGCGGCAGCTATGTGGACTGCGACGGCGTCTCGCGCAGCTTCTCCGGCGCGGATCGCGCGATCTACAAGCAGCAGACCCGCATCTTCGGCGTCCGCAACAACCTCACGAGGACGTTTTGAACCGCATGCACCGCCCCGCCGCCCAGCGCGGACTCGCATTGGTCATCGTGCTGGTGTTCGTCGTGATCCTGTCCGGCGTGGCCGCCTTTGCGGTGCGGCGCGTGATGTTCGGCGAGCACATCGCACGCAACGTGCTCGACATGGAAATTGCCAGGCAGGCCGCTGAGGCCGCGCTGCGCGACGCGGAGCGAGACATTTCGCTGGCGGACGACGTGACGGGCGCCGCCTGCCCACGCGGGGACGACCGCCCCATCAAGTCGGCCTACAGCGAGCCGAACTTCGGCACCGACTGCCCCCGCGGGCAGTGCCGCTTCGGCGAGCAGACGCCCGCTTCCTACTACGCGGACAGCAACGCCAAGTCGAAGACCAACCCCGAACCGTGGTGGCCCGCGGACAGCGGCGGCGTCGGCTGGAAGGCGAGTCCGCCTTCCGGCTGCGCTTTCACAGGGGGCGTCCCGCTGGGCACCTTCACCGGCACGCCGGGCGTCAAGGGGGTGTCTCGCCAGCCCGAATACCTGATCGAGTACATGCAGCGCGGCGAAGAAATCTATTTCAGGAATACCGCGCGCGGCTGGGGGCTCGACCCGAATACGGAAGTCGTGCTGCAAAGCTATTTCAAGCGAAGCTGAAAATGAAAAAAGCAATCATCGAATTTGCGGCAATGTTGTTCCTGGCCGTGGCGGGTGCTGCCAATGCCCAGATCCAGGCGGTTCCGCCCAACGTGAATCCGGATCCGAATCTGCCCATGGTGGTGTTGAACGTGTCCAAGGACTACAGCATGTTCAGCCGCGCCTATACGGATTACGAAGATCTGAATTTCGACGGCAGCATCGATTACTATTTTTTGCCGTATTTCAAATACTACGGATATTTCGATCCGACGAAATGCTACAGCTATGGCGGCACCGGAGCAGCCGGCAATTTCGTTCCGGAGAAATTGGCCGAAAAGGTGACTGTGGCCGGAGACCCGGCAGGTTCGCCGAGATACTACTGCGCCGAAGCGGGTGCCAGGTCATCCAGCCTCTGGAGCGGCAATTTCCTGAATTGGGCCACCATGTCCCGCATGGACGTGCTTCGCAAGATTCTTTACGGTGGATTGCGCTCCACCGACGAAGCCGGGTCTTCGCAGAATCCTGGAAAAACCGTGCTCGAAATGGCTTTCGTCCCGCGCAACAGCCAGGCCTACGCCAAGTACTACAACGGCCCCGACCTGATTCGCCTCACGCCGTTTTCATACGCCACGGGGCTCACGCTGTGCCGCCGGCACGAGAATCCGACCAATGCCGAAGAATCGCAGATATCGGAATTGAACCCGGTGATTCGTGCCGCCGAAGGCAACTATGTTCTGTGGAACATGACGGAAGTCCGCAGCTGCAACTGGTTGAACGAGGAAAAATACGATTGGCAGGATTTGACCGTCGCATTCATGACTGCGAATTATGTGGGCGCTGGTGGCGCATCGGCGCACCAGGGCAGCAATCCGGCGAAGGCCAATGAATACATGGCCCGAGTGGAAGTTTGCAGGAAAGATCTGATCGGGGAAGAGCGTTGCAAGCAATATCCGAATTCAAATCTGAAGCCGATCGGCCTGCTGAATGAATTTGGAGAAAGCAGCAATTACGGGCACAGCGCAGCCAAGGCTGAATTTGCGATGTTCCTCGGCTCCTTCGACACCAATCTCGATGGCGGCGTGCTTCGCAAGAACATGTCCGAGATCAATGATGAAATCGATGCGCAAACGGGGGTGTTCAAGGTTTTCTCCAATGCAAACGATCGCGGCATCATCTATTCGATGAATCGGCTAAGGCCTTTTGGATACAAACCCGTGACCGGAAGATACGCAGACGACTGCTTTTCCAACACCATCAAGAACGGAGATTGCCCGTCATGGGGCAATCCCATCGGAGAAATCATTCTGGAGGGGCTGCGTTACTACGCCTCCAAAGGGGCTCTCTACCGTGGCGGAGAAAAAGACGCAACGCTGGGCCTGCCGTCCCCCGCCTGGATCGATCCGCTCGAGGCAAATCCGCAGTACCCGGGTTCTGGAAAGTCGCGTGAGTCGCTCTACGGAAAGAGCATCTGCCGACCGCTCAACATGGTCACCATCTCCAGCGGCGTGGGCACGTTCGATGGCGACAGCATGGGCGCGCTGAACGACAGCGAACTTGGCATCGGCGCTTCGCACGACGCGGCTTACTACACGAGGCTGATCGGCAACGCCGCGAATGAAGGTATCTCGGGCACGGTGCGCTTGGCCGGCTCCGTCGACGCGAGCACCGAGAGGGAAGGCATAAAAGGCATCTGCACCGGCAAGCTCATCGGAGACCTGAGCATGGTGTCGGGCCTGTGCCCCGAGGCGCCGAACATGCGGGGCACCTACCTCGGCGCCGGAGCCGCCTACTACGCCCACGTGAACCGCATCCGCCCCAAACTGACCGTGCCCAAGGACGCGAACGCCAACGTGCTGAAGGTCCGCCAGTACGCGGTGACGATGTCGGGCGGGTCCGCCTCCATCCGCATTCCGGTTCCAGGTTCCAGCCCGAAGCGCTACGTCTTCATCACCCCCGCCAGCATCGACTGGAACGGCAAGACGCCACTTCCAGGCAACATGGTGGACTTCAAGGTCCTGAAG includes the following:
- a CDS encoding GspH/FimT family pseudopilin, with the translated sequence MAWRRKALRCGGFTLVEMVVVVAMLGILLALAVPGFVAMQRNSAAATLGNEFVMAVGFARSEAIATNKCVTVCVPADITVADPTCAGRGAEWSGGWIVFSNPKCDSVADDDTARLLKFYIGKANGPTLTAPTGKVAALRFDARGRSSLTAQQALGLAPVGASTTKVVCLDVMGRARVGNVGGISCDDSNQN
- a CDS encoding pilus assembly PilX family protein — its product is MHRPAAQRGLALVIVLVFVVILSGVAAFAVRRVMFGEHIARNVLDMEIARQAAEAALRDAERDISLADDVTGAACPRGDDRPIKSAYSEPNFGTDCPRGQCRFGEQTPASYYADSNAKSKTNPEPWWPADSGGVGWKASPPSGCAFTGGVPLGTFTGTPGVKGVSRQPEYLIEYMQRGEEIYFRNTARGWGLDPNTEVVLQSYFKRS
- the pilV gene encoding type IV pilus modification protein PilV, translated to MMNRARQSGVALIEALAALLIFSFGLLGIAGLMAAATRYQTGNEARLNVSAVIDDLSERIRINVPGANGYSGLVGGVAASGSGYQLTDDYSTQAADAVTVPSKNCLTAVCSPAELAAYDLAAWKNILRTAFPGGAGYITGNIASGFVVSVMWFDKSATDKAGDAIEPAVCTDEADDRQTASARFCCPEGASAPAGVRCYTTSVLP
- a CDS encoding PilW family protein is translated as MKTRAHRSRGLTLVELLVAIALGLLLAAVAGYLLVSTNRAARAIDARAEQQEAANIVLDIIGRDLKNAGFYPASFAASAGSSRLPGAYSNIVSSSKNAFDQGIFGCSAALFDVASGTCPAAGTSAPDSLVVNYFSADNFGIEGVGTRKDCLRQDVELATFEGAEYNKDRAGSGDKGTGTVVLPLFISNVYGLGDSYTYTQDGRSISTRSFRCAGNGPNTKPHQPIVPGVVELRFRYGVAEANTLESPARFFTATEVSAQPAATIDGQSKTAWQRVVAVQVCVVTKTLDASVRQTSSGSYVDCDGVSRSFSGADRAIYKQQTRIFGVRNNLTRTF